From the genome of Diceros bicornis minor isolate mBicDic1 unplaced genomic scaffold, mDicBic1.mat.cur scaffold_67_ctg1, whole genome shotgun sequence, one region includes:
- the POLR2E gene encoding DNA-directed RNA polymerases I, II, and III subunit RPABC1 isoform X1 has translation MDDEEETYRLWKIRKTIMQLCHDRGYLVTQDELDQTLEEFKAQFGDKPSEGRPRRTDLTVLVAHNDDPTDQMFVFFPEEPKVGIKTIKVYCQRMQEENITRALIVVQQGMTPSAKQSLVDMAPKYILEQFLQQELLINITEHELVPEHVVMTKEEVTELLARYKLRENQLPRIQAGDPVARYFGIKRGQVVKIIRPSETAGRYITYRLVQ, from the exons ATGGACGACGAGGAGGAGACGTACCGGCTGTGGAAGATCCGCAAGACCATCATGCAG CTGTGCCACGACCGTGGCTACCTGGTGACCCAGGACGAGCTGGACCAGACGCTGGAGGAGTTCAAGGCCCAGTTCGGGGACAAGCCGAGTGAAGGGCGGCCGCGGCGCACGGACCTCACCGTGCTGGTGGCCCACAATGACGACCCCACCGACCAGATGTTCGTCTTCTTCCCAG AGGAGCCCAAAGTGGGCATCAAGACCATCAAGGTGTACTGCCAGCGGATGCAGGAGGAGAACATCACGCGTGCCCTCATCGTGGTGCAGCAGGGCATGACGCCCTCCGCCAAGCAG TCCCTGGTCGACATGGCCCCCAAGTACATCCTGGAGCAGTTCCTGCAGCAGGAGCTGCTCATCAACATCACGGAGCACGAG CTGGTCCCAGAGCACGTGGTCATGACCAAGGAGGAGGTGACCGAGCTGCTGGCCCGGTA TAAGCTCCGAGAGAACCAGCTGCCCAGGATCCAGGCAGGAGACCCCGTGGCGCGCTACTTCGGGATAAAGCGCGGGCAG GTGGTGAAGATCATCCGGCCCAGCGAGACCGCCGGCCGCTACATCACCTACCGGCTGGTGCAGTAG
- the POLR2E gene encoding DNA-directed RNA polymerases I, II, and III subunit RPABC1 isoform X2, which produces MDDEEETYRLWKIRKTIMQLCHDRGYLVTQDELDQTLEEFKAQFGDKPSEGRPRRTDLTVLVAHNDDPTDQMFVFFPEEPKVGIKTIKVYCQRMQEENITRALIVVQQGMTPSAKQLVPEHVVMTKEEVTELLARYKLRENQLPRIQAGDPVARYFGIKRGQVVKIIRPSETAGRYITYRLVQ; this is translated from the exons ATGGACGACGAGGAGGAGACGTACCGGCTGTGGAAGATCCGCAAGACCATCATGCAG CTGTGCCACGACCGTGGCTACCTGGTGACCCAGGACGAGCTGGACCAGACGCTGGAGGAGTTCAAGGCCCAGTTCGGGGACAAGCCGAGTGAAGGGCGGCCGCGGCGCACGGACCTCACCGTGCTGGTGGCCCACAATGACGACCCCACCGACCAGATGTTCGTCTTCTTCCCAG AGGAGCCCAAAGTGGGCATCAAGACCATCAAGGTGTACTGCCAGCGGATGCAGGAGGAGAACATCACGCGTGCCCTCATCGTGGTGCAGCAGGGCATGACGCCCTCCGCCAAGCAG CTGGTCCCAGAGCACGTGGTCATGACCAAGGAGGAGGTGACCGAGCTGCTGGCCCGGTA TAAGCTCCGAGAGAACCAGCTGCCCAGGATCCAGGCAGGAGACCCCGTGGCGCGCTACTTCGGGATAAAGCGCGGGCAG GTGGTGAAGATCATCCGGCCCAGCGAGACCGCCGGCCGCTACATCACCTACCGGCTGGTGCAGTAG
- the GPX4 gene encoding phospholipid hydroperoxide glutathione peroxidase isoform X1, giving the protein MSLSRLSRLLKPALLCGVLAAPGLAGAMCAARDDWRCARSMHEFSAKDIDGHMVNLDKYRGFVCIVTNVASQUGKTDVNYTQLVDLHARYAECGLRILAFPCNQFGRQEPGSNAEIKEFAAGYNVKFDMFSKICVNGDDAHPLWKWMKAQPKGRGMLGNAIKWNFTKFLIDKNGCVVKRYGPMEEPLVIEKDLPCYL; this is encoded by the exons atGAGCCTGAGCCGCCTGAGCCGCCTGCTGAAGCCGGCGCTGCTGTGCGGGGTCCTGGCGGCGCCCGGCCTGGCCGGCGCCATG TGTGCAGCCCGCGACGACTGGCGCTGTGCGCGCTCCATGCACGAGTTCTCAGCCAAGGACATCGACGGGCACATGGTTAACCTGGACAAGTACCG GGGCTTCGTGTGCATCGTCACCAACGTGGCCTCCCAATGAGGCAAAACGGACGTAAACTACACTCAGCTCGTCGACTTGCACGCCCGATACGCTGAGTGCGGTTTACGCATCCTGGCCTTCCCCTGCAACCAGTTCGGGAGGCAG GAGCCAGGGTCTAACGCGGAGATCAAAGAGTTCGCCGCGGGCTACAACGTCAAATTCGATATGTTCAGCAAGATCTGCGTGAACGGGGACGACGCGCACCCGCTGTGGAAGTGGATGAAGGCCCAGCCCAAGGGGAGGGGCATGCTGGGAAA CGCCATCAAGTGGAACTTCACCAAG TTCCTGATTGACAAGAACGGCTGCGTGGTGAAGCGCTACGGCCCCATGGAGGAGCCCCTG GTGATAGAGAAGGACCTGCCCTGCTACCTTTAG
- the GPX4 gene encoding phospholipid hydroperoxide glutathione peroxidase isoform X2, with the protein MARGAAASPGRRRQRRWLPGRRRRRAPRRQQARTCRRRRARPRRRREPCPRGPGPMQFPAAERGCSADSRDPCAARDDWRCARSMHEFSAKDIDGHMVNLDKYRGFVCIVTNVASQUGKTDVNYTQLVDLHARYAECGLRILAFPCNQFGRQEPGSNAEIKEFAAGYNVKFDMFSKICVNGDDAHPLWKWMKAQPKGRGMLGNAIKWNFTKFLIDKNGCVVKRYGPMEEPLVIEKDLPCYL; encoded by the exons ATGGCCCGCGGAGCCGCCGCCTCCCCGGGTCGCCGCAGGCAGCGGCGCTGGTTGCCCGGCAGGCGGCGGCGCCGAGCGCCCCGGAGGCAGCAGGCGCGGACGTGCCGGCGCAGGAGGGCGCGCCCCCGGCGGCGAAGGGAGCCCTGTCCCAGGGGCCCGGGGCCCATGCAGTTCCCGGCCGCGGAGAGGGGCTGCAGCGCCGACTCGCGGGACCCG TGTGCAGCCCGCGACGACTGGCGCTGTGCGCGCTCCATGCACGAGTTCTCAGCCAAGGACATCGACGGGCACATGGTTAACCTGGACAAGTACCG GGGCTTCGTGTGCATCGTCACCAACGTGGCCTCCCAATGAGGCAAAACGGACGTAAACTACACTCAGCTCGTCGACTTGCACGCCCGATACGCTGAGTGCGGTTTACGCATCCTGGCCTTCCCCTGCAACCAGTTCGGGAGGCAG GAGCCAGGGTCTAACGCGGAGATCAAAGAGTTCGCCGCGGGCTACAACGTCAAATTCGATATGTTCAGCAAGATCTGCGTGAACGGGGACGACGCGCACCCGCTGTGGAAGTGGATGAAGGCCCAGCCCAAGGGGAGGGGCATGCTGGGAAA CGCCATCAAGTGGAACTTCACCAAG TTCCTGATTGACAAGAACGGCTGCGTGGTGAAGCGCTACGGCCCCATGGAGGAGCCCCTG GTGATAGAGAAGGACCTGCCCTGCTACCTTTAG